In Sphingomonas sp. KC8, the sequence TAAAGCGCGCGAGCCGGTGACGATGTTCCTGGTCAACGGCGTGATGCTGCAGGGCGAAATCGCGGCTTATGATCTGTTCTGCATGCTGCTGCGGCGGGATGGGATGAGCCAGCTCGTCTACAAGCATGCAATTTCTACGGTACAGCCGGCCAATCCGCTCAATCTGAGCGGCGTTGACAATGATGCGGGCGACGATTGAGCGTTTTCAACCGGGCGGATGATGACGGGCTGGGCCGCGGCGCGAAGGCGATCGTGGCTCTTCCCGATCGTGGCAGCGGCACCGGGCGCGATGCCGAGGCGCGGCTAGACGAGGCGGCAGGCCTTGCCGCCGCGATCGGCGTGGATGTCGTCGAAAAGATGGCATTTCGCCTGCGTGACCCCAAGCCCGCCACTTTGTTCGGCTCGGGGCAGGTGGATACGATCGCGACGGCCGTGCGCATGGCCGAGGCTGAACTCGTTATTGTCGATGGCGCGCTGTCGCCGATCCAGCAGCGTAATCTGGAAAAGGCCCTCGACGTCAAGGTCATCGACCGGACTGGCCTGATCCTCGAAATTTTTGGTGAACGTGCGGCAACGGCCGAAGGGCGGCTTCAGGTCGAACTCGCGCATCTGGATTATCAGGCAGGCCGTCTCGTTCGGAGTTGGACCCACCTTGAACGTCAGCGCGGCGGCTTCGGCTTTCTGGGCGGTCCGGGTGAAACCCAGATCGAAGCCGATCGGCGGATGATCCGCGATCGCATGGCCAAATTGCGTCGTGAGCTGGAAAATGTCACCCGCACGCGGGGGCTGCATCGTGCGCGGCGGCAGCGTGCGCCATGGCCGGTCATCGCACTCGTCGGTTATACGAATGCAGGAAAATCCACCCTTTTCAATCGCATGACGGGTGCAACGGTGATGGCGGAAAATCTGCTGTTCGCCACGCTCGATCCGACAATGCGGCAAATATCGCTGCCGGGGATCGACAAGGCGATCCTGTCCGACACCGTAGGTTTCGTGTCCGATTTGCCGACGCAATTGGTCGCCGCATTCCGCGCGACGCTGGAAGAGGTGACAGCTGCCGATCTGATCGTGCACGTCCGTGATATCTCGCACCCGGATACCGAGGCGCAGGCGGCCGATGTGGCGGCAGTGCTTGCCGAAATCGGCATAGGCGGCGGGGAAGGGGGCATTCCCATCTTTGAAGCGTGGAACAAGCTCGATGCGCTGGCGCCGGACGATGCGGCGCACGCCATGGCCGAAGCTGAACGCCGGGACGATGTCGTGGCGATTTCGGCATTGACGGGCGAAGGCGTCGACCAGCTGGCGCGGGCGATTTCGGGCTACCTGACACAGGGAAGCCGGCGGTTCAGCCTGTTGTTGGATCCAGCCGATGGCGGCGCGATCGCCTGGCTGCATGCCAATGGCGAGGTGCTGGTGCAGGAAATGCGCGACGATCAGCTGGCCGTCGAAGTGAAACTCAGCGAGGCGGATTGGGCGCGTTTCCAGGCGCGGTGAGCGTCGCTTTTTCTGCCGCTTTCACCTGATCCCACAGTGCATCCTTAGCGGAAAGATCAAGTGCCGGGAACGCCTTACCCGCGATTGCTTCCATGCCGTGGAAACGCCGTTCGAACTTGGCATTCGCCTGGCGTAGCGCGGCTTCGGCGTCAACGCCGTGGTGGCGCGCCCAGTTGACCACGGCGAACAGCAGGTCACCGATTTCCTCGGCGCGTGCGTTTGCATCGGGGGCGGTTTCAACTTCGTCCAGTTCCTCGATGATTTTCGCGCGCGGGCCATCTGCATCGTCCCAGTCGAAGCCGACGCGCGCTGCCCGTTTTTGCAGCTTTTCAGCCCGCAAGAGTGCCGGCAGGCCCAGCGCGACGCCGGCCAGCGCCGATCCTGCGCCGTTAACCTTTCGCTCTTCCGCCTTGATCGCTTCCCAGCCGGGTGAATGGCTGTCGCCGAAAACATGCGGGTGCCGGCGGATCATCTTGGCGCAGATGGCATCGACAACGTCATCGATCGCAAACGCACCGCGTTCCTCGGCCATCCGGGCGTGATAAACGACCTGAAGTTGCAGATCGCCAAGCTCGTCGACAAGCGCCGCCATATCGTCGCGCGCGCACGCATCCGCGACTTCATAGGCTTCCTCGATCGTATAGGGCGCGATGGTTTCGAACGTCTGCACCCGATCCCACGGGCAGCCATTTTCAGGATCGCGCAGTTGCGCCATGATCGAGACGAGACGTTCCAGCATAAGGGGCCTTTGGTTTGAGGGAGCGTCGCTGAGACGACCGCATATTAAAGTCTGATAATATACATTATGTTAAATTTATATCGATATCGGTCGTTACATATCGCCACAGCGTGCCGCGCGCACAATCCTGCATTCTGGCGGTATTGGTGCCAACTGGCTTGAACGGCCCGTTCGAAAAGCCGCATCCGGCATTTGATGCAGCGTACCGGCTCTGCTAACCGCGCGAGCAACTTTCCCCTGTGCAGGACGCCCGGCATGATCTCCCGCTATTCGCGGCCCGAAATGGTCGCCATCTGGAATCCAGAAACCAAATTCAGCATCTGGTTCGAAATCGAAGCTCATGCCACCGATGCGCTGGCCGAACTCGGCGTTGTGCCCAAGAGCGCGGCCAAGGCACTGTGGGATTGGTGGAAGACCAATCCGGCCATCGACGTGGCCGCCATCGACGCCATTGAAGCCGTCACCAAGCATGACGTCATCGCGTTTCTGACCTGGGTCGCCGACAATGTCGGTGATGAGGCTCGCTTCATGCATCAGGGCATGACGTCGTCGGATGTGCTCGACACCTGCCTTTCCGTTCAGCTTGCGCGTGCAACGGACATCCTGATCGCCGATCTCGACCGGTTGCTCGAGGTGCTGAAGCGCCGCGCATATGAGCATAAGCTTACCGCTACGATCGGCCGCAGCCATGGCATTCATGCCGAGCCGGTAACCTTCGGTCTCAAACTGGCGCAGGCCTATGCCGAGTTCGATCGCAATCGCACCCGCCTGATCGCGGCACGGGCCGATATCGCAACCTGCGCGATTTCCGGCGCTGTCGGCACGTTCGCGAATATCGATCCCAGTGTCGAAGTGCATGTCGCTGAAAAGATGGGCCTTGCGGTTGAACCCACGTCGACCCAGGTGATCCCGCGCGATCGCCACGCGATGTATTTCGCCACGCTTGGCGTGATCGCTTCGTCGATCGAACGCCTGGCCACCGAAATCCGCCATCTCCAGCGGACCGAAGTGCTCGAAGCGGAAGAATATTTCTCGCCGGGCCAAAAGGGTTCGTCGGCGATGCCGCACAAGCGCAACCCGGTGCTGACCGAAAACCTGACGGGTCTGGCCCGTATGGTGCGCGGCTATGTCACCCCTGCGCTGGAGAATGTGGCGCTGTGGCATGAGCGCGATATCAGCCATTCTTCGGTCGAACGCTATATCGGCCCGGACGCGACCATCACACTCGATTTCGCGCTTCAGCGTCTGACCGGCGTGATCGACAAGCTGTTGGTCTATCCGGAACGAATGGATAAGAATCTCAATAAGATGGGTGGTCTTGTTCACTCGCAGCGTGTGCTTCTGGCGCTTACCCAGGCTGGCATCAGCCGCGAAGATTCCTATCGCCTCGTCCAGAAGAACGCGATGAAGGTGTGGGAATCGGACGGGCAATTGTCTTTGCTCGAACTGCTCAAGGCGGATCCCGACGTCAGCGCTAAGCTTTCGGCAGCACAACTCGAAGAAAAGTTCGATCTCGGCTACCATCTTAAGCATGTCGATACGATCTTCGCCCGCGTGTTCGGCGAATAATATCGTCTTATATCAACGCCATCCCCGGAAATGTTGGGATGGCGTTGATCATTCGGTCAGGCCGCGAAAATCGCTGTGTCGATCGTGTAAAGGCCTGCGGCACCAGCTGTCGCCCCTTCCGCCAGCCCGATGGCCTCGGGCACGACGCGATCGAGATAGAAGCGTGCAGCGGCTTGCTTGAGGGCCAGAAACGCAGGGTCTATCCCCTGGGCGGTTGCGGCTGCCCTGCTCTGCCGCGTCAGCAGCCATCCGGCCACCGCCACTGACAGCATGGTGAGCAGGGGATAACTGCCAGCCAGCTGATCGTCCACATCGGCACCAGCCAGCCGGGCCGAAACCACCTCGACCGCATCGGCCAGCGCCATCAAGGCCCCCTCCTCCGCGGCTTCGGACCGGATGTCGGCAAGCAGCGACGCGAGAACAGCGCCGCCTTCCAGCCCAAGTTTGCGGCCAACGAGATCCGCGGCCTGGATGCCATTCGTACCTTCGTAGATGGGGGCGATCCGGGCATCGCGATAATGCTGCGCCGCACCGGTTTCCTCGATAAAGCCCATGCCGCCATGCACCTGCACGCCAAGGCTGGACACCTCGCAACCGACATCGGTGCCATAGGCCTTGGCCAGCGGGGTCAGCAGATCAAGGCGGGCACTCGCCGCTTTGTCTCCCAGATGGCCGCGATCCGCCTGCCCCGCCGCATAATAGATCAGTGCGCGGGCAGCCATCGTCAGCGCTTTCATCCGCAGCAGCATCCGCCGCACATCGGGATGTTCGATGATCGCGACCGGCGTCCGCGAAGGGGCGCCTGCCCGGGCCGACTGGATACGGTCGCTCGCATAGGCGACTGCGGCCTGTGTCGCCCGTTCCGCAATGGATACGCCCTGCAGGCCGACGTTGAGGCGGGCATTGTTCATCATTGTGAACATCGCCCGCATTCCGCCATGTTCCGGCCCGATCAGCCAGCCATGACAGTCGTCATTGTCGCCATAAGACAGCACGCAGGTGGGTGATGCGTGAATACCCATCTTATGTTCGATCGATACGCAGCGCACGTCGTTGGGCGTTCCATCCAGGCGGAACTTTGGCACAAGGAACAAGGATATACCGCGCGTTCCCGCCGGGGCATCCGGTGTCCGGGCGAGCACCAGATGGACGATATTATCGGTCAGATCA encodes:
- the mazG gene encoding nucleoside triphosphate pyrophosphohydrolase, with translation MLERLVSIMAQLRDPENGCPWDRVQTFETIAPYTIEEAYEVADACARDDMAALVDELGDLQLQVVYHARMAEERGAFAIDDVVDAICAKMIRRHPHVFGDSHSPGWEAIKAEERKVNGAGSALAGVALGLPALLRAEKLQKRAARVGFDWDDADGPRAKIIEELDEVETAPDANARAEEIGDLLFAVVNWARHHGVDAEAALRQANAKFERRFHGMEAIAGKAFPALDLSAKDALWDQVKAAEKATLTAPGNAPNPPR
- the hflX gene encoding GTPase HflX produces the protein MSVFNRADDDGLGRGAKAIVALPDRGSGTGRDAEARLDEAAGLAAAIGVDVVEKMAFRLRDPKPATLFGSGQVDTIATAVRMAEAELVIVDGALSPIQQRNLEKALDVKVIDRTGLILEIFGERAATAEGRLQVELAHLDYQAGRLVRSWTHLERQRGGFGFLGGPGETQIEADRRMIRDRMAKLRRELENVTRTRGLHRARRQRAPWPVIALVGYTNAGKSTLFNRMTGATVMAENLLFATLDPTMRQISLPGIDKAILSDTVGFVSDLPTQLVAAFRATLEEVTAADLIVHVRDISHPDTEAQAADVAAVLAEIGIGGGEGGIPIFEAWNKLDALAPDDAAHAMAEAERRDDVVAISALTGEGVDQLARAISGYLTQGSRRFSLLLDPADGGAIAWLHANGEVLVQEMRDDQLAVEVKLSEADWARFQAR
- a CDS encoding acyl-CoA dehydrogenase, which codes for MTYRPVVNEQRFLMQHVVRIDELAAHEAFSAASPDVVDAILEGAGAFAAGEFAPLNRIGDTVGACWTADGVRMPDGFHAAYRAYVEGGWGSLAAAPEHGGQGLPFSLATAVLEDLGTANMGFSLVMMLTPGAVEALTTHGSAEQQATWLPRLVTGEWNGTMNLTEPQAGSDVGALRTMATPAGDGSWRIKGTKIFITFGDHDLTDNIVHLVLARTPDAPAGTRGISLFLVPKFRLDGTPNDVRCVSIEHKMGIHASPTCVLSYGDNDDCHGWLIGPEHGGMRAMFTMMNNARLNVGLQGVSIAERATQAAVAYASDRIQSARAGAPSRTPVAIIEHPDVRRMLLRMKALTMAARALIYYAAGQADRGHLGDKAASARLDLLTPLAKAYGTDVGCEVSSLGVQVHGGMGFIEETGAAQHYRDARIAPIYEGTNGIQAADLVGRKLGLEGGAVLASLLADIRSEAAEEGALMALADAVEVVSARLAGADVDDQLAGSYPLLTMLSVAVAGWLLTRQSRAAATAQGIDPAFLALKQAAARFYLDRVVPEAIGLAEGATAGAAGLYTIDTAIFAA
- the purB gene encoding adenylosuccinate lyase, which produces MISRYSRPEMVAIWNPETKFSIWFEIEAHATDALAELGVVPKSAAKALWDWWKTNPAIDVAAIDAIEAVTKHDVIAFLTWVADNVGDEARFMHQGMTSSDVLDTCLSVQLARATDILIADLDRLLEVLKRRAYEHKLTATIGRSHGIHAEPVTFGLKLAQAYAEFDRNRTRLIAARADIATCAISGAVGTFANIDPSVEVHVAEKMGLAVEPTSTQVIPRDRHAMYFATLGVIASSIERLATEIRHLQRTEVLEAEEYFSPGQKGSSAMPHKRNPVLTENLTGLARMVRGYVTPALENVALWHERDISHSSVERYIGPDATITLDFALQRLTGVIDKLLVYPERMDKNLNKMGGLVHSQRVLLALTQAGISREDSYRLVQKNAMKVWESDGQLSLLELLKADPDVSAKLSAAQLEEKFDLGYHLKHVDTIFARVFGE